The Pantoea eucalypti sequence ATCCAGACCCAGCGAGCGAGCCGCCAGAATCAGATAACCTGCCTGCAGGCTGCTGTTACGGAAAGCCGTCTCTTTCGCCGCTTCCGGGCTGCCGGTAAACCAGCTACGCGCATCCGCATGCGGGAACAGCGCGGGCAGTTGTTCATAGAACTCGCGATCCCAGGCCACTATCACCGTGACCGGCGCGCTCATGGTTTTGTCCAGATTGCCGGAAGAGAGTGCCGGTTTCAGCTTCTCTTTGCCTTCCGCAGACGTTACGAAAACAAAACGCGCTGGCGAGCAGTTCGCCGAGGTCGGGCCCAGTGCCGTTAAGGCATAGAGCTGTTCCAGCAGGGCGTTATCGACAGGCTTATCCTGCCAGTAACTGTGAGTGCGGGCGTCATTAAACAGCGTGTCCAGTGCGGCAGTGTCGAGCGGTGTACTCATGTAACTCTCCTGTTACAGGCGAAAAGCTTCGCCCAAGGGTGTTCACGTTGTGGATTTGCGCCCGGCCCGACGCGGCTGGATGAGGCGGGGATCATTCACCGCAATCTGTAGCCGCCGTCAGATCGGCGCGTCTACCGTTATACGACAACGCGGTGCCGTCGCAAAATAACTTATCAGCAAGAATGAACGCAGAGGCGGGAATAGCAGAAGATAGCGCGAGGCGGGAAATCAGGCCTGACAGCGTATCGCCATCAGGCCAGTGAGGCTATTTACCAATACAGAAGCTGGAGAAGATACGACCCAGCAGATCGTCAGAGGTGAACTCGCCGGTGATTTCACTCAGCGCCTGCTGAGCAACACGCAGCTCTTCGGCCAGTAACTCACCCGCCCGGGCACCGAGCAGCTGTGCTCGGCCCTGCTGTAAGT is a genomic window containing:
- a CDS encoding malonic semialdehyde reductase, coding for MSTPLDTAALDTLFNDARTHSYWQDKPVDNALLEQLYALTALGPTSANCSPARFVFVTSAEGKEKLKPALSSGNLDKTMSAPVTVIVAWDREFYEQLPALFPHADARSWFTGSPEAAKETAFRNSSLQAGYLILAARSLGLDAGPMSGFDPAKVNDAFFPDGQYQVNLLINLGYGDASKLHPRLPRLSFDQASRFA